One Pagrus major chromosome 15, Pma_NU_1.0 DNA window includes the following coding sequences:
- the LOC141009814 gene encoding CSC1-like protein 2 isoform X2 — translation MYRALILIMAIVGGQGCTGPDGCTTLPPNTTSRDYCYSARIRSTVLQGLPFGGVPTVLALDFMCFLGLLFVFSFLRKVAWDYGRLALVTDADRRMDQRYSRLDDREYVASAMTSETPERYERLTSVSSSVDIDQRDTGFCSWLTAIFRIKDEEIREKCGEDAVHYLSFQRHIIGLLVVVGVLSVGIILPVNFSGNLLENNAYSFGRTTIANLNANNALLWLHTTFAFLYLLLTVYSMRRHTSKMHYKEDDLVKRTLFVNGISKYAEESEIKQHFEHAYENCVVLEARICYNVARLMSLNSERKKTERSKKFFLDLHSKEHTPTMINPKPCGHLCCCVIKGCEQEEAVSYYTKLEAQLRDEYRKEREKVNRKPLGMAFVTFQNESITAIILKDFNACKCQGCQCRREPKCSQFSAKLHTHNWTVSYAPDPQNVYWEHLSVGGVSWWLRCLVVNIVLFLLLFFLTTPAIIISTMDKFNVTKPVEYLNNPIVTQFFPTLLLWSFSALLPTIVYYSAFLEAHWTRSGENRTTMHKCYTFLIFMVLLLPSLGLSSLDVFFRWLFDKRFLADAKVRFECVFLPDNGAFFVNYVIASAFIGNAMDLLRIPGLLMYMIRLCLARSAAERRNVKRHQAYEFQFGAAYAWMMCVFTVVMTYSITCPIIVPFGLMYMLLKHLADRYNMYYAYLPSKLDKKIHSGAVNQVVAAPILCLFWLLFFSTVRSGFSAATSMFTFVVLIITIIICLSHVCFGHFKYLSAHNYKIDTQDVDGGPENGRPVCASAANKAAQMYIAEVLQDPNSEEAGSGSGDDDGQGSSQDEEIINVENGLNEDFRSGEESLIDNEVRH, via the exons ATGTACAGAGCATTGATATTAATAATGGCCATTGTGGGGGGGCAAGGATGCACCGGTCCAGACGGCTGCACAACGCTGCCGCCCAACACCACCTCCAGGGACTACTGTTACTCAGCCCGAATACGCAGCACAGTGCTCCAGGGCTTGCCTTTCGGCGGGGTGCCTACTGTCCTTGCCCTTGACTTTATGTGCTTCTTG GGACTGCTGTTTGTCTTCTCCTTCTTGAGAAAAGTAGCATGGGACTATGGGCGGCTGGCTCTGGTGACTGACGCTGACAG AAGAATGGATCAGCGGTACAGTCGTCTGGATGATCGGGAATA TGTGGCCTCTGCCATGACATCAGAGACACCAGAACGCTATGAGCGCCTCACCTCAGTTTCTAGCTCTGTGGACATTGATCAGAGAGACACA GGCTTCTGCTCCTGGCTTACTGCCATCTTCCGCATCAA GGACGAGGAGATAAGGGAGAAGTGTGGCGAGGATGCAGTTCATTACCTGTCCTTTCAACGCCACATCATTGGCCTGCTGGTAGTGGTGGGCGTGCTCTCTGTGGGCATCATCTTGCCCGTGAACTTCTCGGGAAACCTACTTG aaaacaatgcCTATAGTTTTGGGCGAACCACTATAGCAAATTTGAATGCAAA TAATGCACTACTGTGGCTGCACACCACCTTTGCATTTCTCTACCTGTTACTGACGGTGTACAGCATGAGACGGCACACTTCCAAGATGCACTACAAGGAGGATGACCTG GTGAAACGCACTTTATTTGTCAATGGAATCTCCAAATACGCAGAGGAGTCGGAGATAAAGCAACACTTTGA GCATGCGTATGAAAACTGCGTTGTACTGGAAGCTCGTATCTGTTACAATGTGGCCAGGTTGATGTCTCTCAACTCTGAGAG GAAGAAGACAGAGCGCAGCAAGAAATTCTTCCTTGACCTCCACAGCAAGGAGCACACTCCTACCATGATCAATCCAAAACCCTGTGGACACCTTTGCTGCTGCGTCATCAAAGGCTGCGAGCAG GAAGAGGCTGTGAGCTACTACACCAAACTGGAGGCACAACTAAGAGATGAAtacagaaaggagagagaaaaggttaACAGGAAGCCCTTAGGAATGGCCTTTGTCACCTTCCAGAATGAGTCCATAACTGCCAT AATCTTGAAAGATTTCAATGCTTGCAAGTGTCAGGGCTGTCAGTGTCGTCGGGAGCCCAAGTGCTCTCAATTCAGCGCcaagctccacacacacaactggACTGTCAGCTACGCCCCTGATCCACAAAATGTCTACTG GGAGCATCTGTCAGTGGGAGGAGTCTCCTGGTGGCTCCGCTGCCTTGTCGTCAACattgtcctcttcctcctcctcttcttcctcaccaCCCCAGCCATCATCATCTCCACCATGGACAAGTTCAATGTTACCAAACCAGTGGAGTACCTAAAT AATCCAATCGTCACCCAGTTCTTCCCCACCCTTCTTCTATGGTCCTTCTCCGCATTACTTCCCACCATTGTCTACTACTCTGCCTTCCTCGAAGCCCACTGGACCCG GTCAGGAGAGAACAGGACCACAATGCATAAATGCTACACATTCTTGATCTTCATGGTCTTGTTGCTGCCCTCCCTAGGACTCAGCAG TTTGGATGTTTTCTTCCGCTGGCTTTTTGACAAAAGATTCTTGGCAGATGCTAAAGTCAGATTTGA GTGTGTGTTCCTTCCTGACAACGGAGCCTTCTTTGTGAACTATGTCATTGCGTCTGCATTCATCGGTAATGCCATGGACCTGCTGAGGATTCCCGGTCTACTTATGTACATGATCCGCCTCTGCTTGGCTCgctctgcagcagagaggaggaatgtCAAGAGG CACCAAGCCTATGAGTTCCAGTTCGGGGCAGCCTACGCCTGGATGATGTGTGTCTTCACCGTGGTCATGACCTACAGCATAACCTGCCCAATCATCGTCCCTTTCG GGCTGATGTACATGCTGCTGAAACACCTAGCGGACAGGTACAACATGTACTACGCTTATCTGCCATCCAAACTGGACAAAAAGATCCATTCTGGAGCTGTCAACCAAGTGGTGGCCGCTCCtattctctgtctgttttggcTTCTGTTCTTCTCCACTGTTCGCTCGG GGTTTTCAGCTGCAACATCCATGTTCACATTTGTAGTTTtgatcatcacaatcatcatctgCCTCTCTCACGTCTGCTTCGGACATTTTAAATATCTCAGTGCTCACAACTACAAG ATCGACACCCAGGATGTGGACGGGGGGCCAGAGAATGGGCGTCCAGTCTGCGCGTCTGCCGCCAACAAGGCAGCA
- the LOC141009814 gene encoding CSC1-like protein 2 isoform X1: MYRALILIMAIVGGQGCTGPDGCTTLPPNTTSRDYCYSARIRSTVLQGLPFGGVPTVLALDFMCFLGLLFVFSFLRKVAWDYGRLALVTDADRMDQRYSRLDDREYVASAMTSETPERYERLTSVSSSVDIDQRDTGFCSWLTAIFRIKDEEIREKCGEDAVHYLSFQRHIIGLLVVVGVLSVGIILPVNFSGNLLENNAYSFGRTTIANLNANNALLWLHTTFAFLYLLLTVYSMRRHTSKMHYKEDDLVKRTLFVNGISKYAEESEIKQHFEHAYENCVVLEARICYNVARLMSLNSERKKTERSKKFFLDLHSKEHTPTMINPKPCGHLCCCVIKGCEQEEAVSYYTKLEAQLRDEYRKEREKVNRKPLGMAFVTFQNESITAIILKDFNACKCQGCQCRREPKCSQFSAKLHTHNWTVSYAPDPQNVYWEHLSVGGVSWWLRCLVVNIVLFLLLFFLTTPAIIISTMDKFNVTKPVEYLNNPIVTQFFPTLLLWSFSALLPTIVYYSAFLEAHWTRSGENRTTMHKCYTFLIFMVLLLPSLGLSSLDVFFRWLFDKRFLADAKVRFECVFLPDNGAFFVNYVIASAFIGNAMDLLRIPGLLMYMIRLCLARSAAERRNVKRHQAYEFQFGAAYAWMMCVFTVVMTYSITCPIIVPFGLMYMLLKHLADRYNMYYAYLPSKLDKKIHSGAVNQVVAAPILCLFWLLFFSTVRSGFSAATSMFTFVVLIITIIICLSHVCFGHFKYLSAHNYKIDTQDVDGGPENGRPVCASAANKAAQMYIAEVLQDPNSEEAGSGSGDDDGQGSSQDEEIINVENGLNEDFRSGEESLIDNEVRH, translated from the exons ATGTACAGAGCATTGATATTAATAATGGCCATTGTGGGGGGGCAAGGATGCACCGGTCCAGACGGCTGCACAACGCTGCCGCCCAACACCACCTCCAGGGACTACTGTTACTCAGCCCGAATACGCAGCACAGTGCTCCAGGGCTTGCCTTTCGGCGGGGTGCCTACTGTCCTTGCCCTTGACTTTATGTGCTTCTTG GGACTGCTGTTTGTCTTCTCCTTCTTGAGAAAAGTAGCATGGGACTATGGGCGGCTGGCTCTGGTGACTGACGCTGACAG AATGGATCAGCGGTACAGTCGTCTGGATGATCGGGAATA TGTGGCCTCTGCCATGACATCAGAGACACCAGAACGCTATGAGCGCCTCACCTCAGTTTCTAGCTCTGTGGACATTGATCAGAGAGACACA GGCTTCTGCTCCTGGCTTACTGCCATCTTCCGCATCAA GGACGAGGAGATAAGGGAGAAGTGTGGCGAGGATGCAGTTCATTACCTGTCCTTTCAACGCCACATCATTGGCCTGCTGGTAGTGGTGGGCGTGCTCTCTGTGGGCATCATCTTGCCCGTGAACTTCTCGGGAAACCTACTTG aaaacaatgcCTATAGTTTTGGGCGAACCACTATAGCAAATTTGAATGCAAA TAATGCACTACTGTGGCTGCACACCACCTTTGCATTTCTCTACCTGTTACTGACGGTGTACAGCATGAGACGGCACACTTCCAAGATGCACTACAAGGAGGATGACCTG GTGAAACGCACTTTATTTGTCAATGGAATCTCCAAATACGCAGAGGAGTCGGAGATAAAGCAACACTTTGA GCATGCGTATGAAAACTGCGTTGTACTGGAAGCTCGTATCTGTTACAATGTGGCCAGGTTGATGTCTCTCAACTCTGAGAG GAAGAAGACAGAGCGCAGCAAGAAATTCTTCCTTGACCTCCACAGCAAGGAGCACACTCCTACCATGATCAATCCAAAACCCTGTGGACACCTTTGCTGCTGCGTCATCAAAGGCTGCGAGCAG GAAGAGGCTGTGAGCTACTACACCAAACTGGAGGCACAACTAAGAGATGAAtacagaaaggagagagaaaaggttaACAGGAAGCCCTTAGGAATGGCCTTTGTCACCTTCCAGAATGAGTCCATAACTGCCAT AATCTTGAAAGATTTCAATGCTTGCAAGTGTCAGGGCTGTCAGTGTCGTCGGGAGCCCAAGTGCTCTCAATTCAGCGCcaagctccacacacacaactggACTGTCAGCTACGCCCCTGATCCACAAAATGTCTACTG GGAGCATCTGTCAGTGGGAGGAGTCTCCTGGTGGCTCCGCTGCCTTGTCGTCAACattgtcctcttcctcctcctcttcttcctcaccaCCCCAGCCATCATCATCTCCACCATGGACAAGTTCAATGTTACCAAACCAGTGGAGTACCTAAAT AATCCAATCGTCACCCAGTTCTTCCCCACCCTTCTTCTATGGTCCTTCTCCGCATTACTTCCCACCATTGTCTACTACTCTGCCTTCCTCGAAGCCCACTGGACCCG GTCAGGAGAGAACAGGACCACAATGCATAAATGCTACACATTCTTGATCTTCATGGTCTTGTTGCTGCCCTCCCTAGGACTCAGCAG TTTGGATGTTTTCTTCCGCTGGCTTTTTGACAAAAGATTCTTGGCAGATGCTAAAGTCAGATTTGA GTGTGTGTTCCTTCCTGACAACGGAGCCTTCTTTGTGAACTATGTCATTGCGTCTGCATTCATCGGTAATGCCATGGACCTGCTGAGGATTCCCGGTCTACTTATGTACATGATCCGCCTCTGCTTGGCTCgctctgcagcagagaggaggaatgtCAAGAGG CACCAAGCCTATGAGTTCCAGTTCGGGGCAGCCTACGCCTGGATGATGTGTGTCTTCACCGTGGTCATGACCTACAGCATAACCTGCCCAATCATCGTCCCTTTCG GGCTGATGTACATGCTGCTGAAACACCTAGCGGACAGGTACAACATGTACTACGCTTATCTGCCATCCAAACTGGACAAAAAGATCCATTCTGGAGCTGTCAACCAAGTGGTGGCCGCTCCtattctctgtctgttttggcTTCTGTTCTTCTCCACTGTTCGCTCGG GGTTTTCAGCTGCAACATCCATGTTCACATTTGTAGTTTtgatcatcacaatcatcatctgCCTCTCTCACGTCTGCTTCGGACATTTTAAATATCTCAGTGCTCACAACTACAAG ATCGACACCCAGGATGTGGACGGGGGGCCAGAGAATGGGCGTCCAGTCTGCGCGTCTGCCGCCAACAAGGCAGCA